A window from Centropristis striata isolate RG_2023a ecotype Rhode Island chromosome 4, C.striata_1.0, whole genome shotgun sequence encodes these proteins:
- the LOC131969436 gene encoding lysosomal amino acid transporter 1 homolog, which yields MATARFPGKSVDVATANWTAPALGRPVCVNGTPWILYLLEECVDNVWEYCSVVIGLISMFCFLLSTLPQVYEAYRNGKVEEAMSFGFLFFLFSGDLTSFAGCYLTSQLPIQVVTVVFYIFTDLILISQFLYYKIKNSSSRKSPVLKWLCFMWCGAATLVLLALPKLIIDNSATLDTQSPTTSKSVEITGYICGYLASIFYLSSRFPQLYKNFQRQSTEGTSYLLFALAMMGNGTYGLSVIVVLPALKESKRNFIIKHLAWLIGSLGVLILDFFVTTQFIMYRNNRSSKSSTLLRVPEVEPLLCEEEELSVL from the exons ATGGCCACTGCACGCTTCCCCGGCAAGAGTGTGGACGTGGCTACCGCCAACTGGACAGCTCCGGCACTAGGCCGGCCCGTGTGTGTCAACGGGACACCGTGGATCCTTTACCTGCTGGAGGAGTGTGTGGACAATGTGTGGGAGTACTGCAGCGTGGTGATAGGACTCATATCCATGTTCTGCTTCCTGCTGTCCACTCTGCC gCAGGTCTATGAGGCCTATCGGAACGGTAAAGTGGAGGAGGCCATGTCTTTTggctttcttttcttcctcttcagtGGAGACTTGACCAGCTTTGCAGGCTGCTACCTCACCAGCCAGCTGCCTATTCAG GTAGTCACAGTTGTGTTCTACATCTTCACAGACCTGATCCTCATATCCCAGTTTCTCTACTATAAGATCAAGAACAGTTCCAGCAGAA AGAGCCCCGTGTTGAAGTGGCTGTGCTTCATGTGGTGTGGTGCTGCTACTTTAGTTCTCCTGGCTTTGCCCAAACTCATCATAGACAATAGTGCAACTTTAGACACCCAG AGTCCAACTACCTCTAAATCAGTGGAAATCACTGGCTATATATGTGGATACCTGGCTTCTATCTTCTACCTCAGCTCCCGTTTTCCTCAGCTCTATAAAAAT TTCCAGCGACAGTCCACAGAGGGCACCTCTTACCTGTTGTTTGCCCTGGCCATGATGGGCAATGGGACGTATGGGTTGAGTGTCATTGTGGTCCTGCCTGCACTGAAGGAGTCCAAACGGAACTTCATCATCAAACATCTGGCCTGGCTCATCGGCAGCCTGGGAGTCCTCATACTTGACTTCTTT GTGACAACCCAGTTCATCATGTACAGGAACAACCGCTCTTCTAAAAGCAGCACACTGCTTAGAGTCCCAGAGGTGGAGCCTTTACTGTGTGAGGAAGAGGAACTGTCAGTGTTATAG